Below is a genomic region from Chrysemys picta bellii isolate R12L10 unplaced genomic scaffold, ASM1138683v2 scaf5729, whole genome shotgun sequence.
CCGGCGGGCCCCGCCCCCCGAACCACAGCTCCCGGCGGGCCCCGCCCCGCGCACTACAGCTCTCGCCGGGCCCCGCCCACAGAACTACGGGCCCCGCCCCCCGAACTACAGCTCCCGGagggccccgcccccagactacagctcccagcaggccccgcccccagactaCAGCTCCCGGCAGCCCCGCGGCTCCCATCGGGCTTTGCGGCAGCGGCTGGCGCGCCCGGCTGTTCGGGTCCCGGCATGGAGCGGGGCGGACCCGCGCTGGAGCTGAAGCTCTGGGCGGCCCAGGAGATGGGGCTGCCCCCCGCGAAGGTGCCCCCCGACGGGGCCTTCCGCCGGTGAGAGCCCCGGGCCCCCAGCGCGGGATCCTCCCGGCTCCACCCCCCGCTCCCCGGGACTTCCCCCTGCGAACCCCCCTGCCCTatggcccccaccccacctggcccCATTCATTATGTCCCAGCTGTGGgaccagaccccccccccgcgctctcCCCCAGGAAAgggcctgccagccccggagatGTTACCCCCGAGCCCTGTGTGTTACCCGGATGAGCCAggcctggtggggggagggaaggaaaaggggcagggacgtGGCAGGGGGATATACAGCCCTGAAGCGAGGGCCTCCCATGCTCCTTGTAGAGGTTTCCAGTCGTGTCCCCCTGGGCTGACGCTGTCGCTCTGTATCCCCAGGATGTGCTCAGGCCAGTGTGCGGAGATCTGGAGATACGTCACCCAGCACGTGCACCACCAGAGGTGAGAGGAATGGTGCGTGGGGTCTTTCCCCTCAAAGGGCCGCTGGCTCCCACCTGGCCCTACagcgggggactggctggctcggggaggcagggaatgggacatggggccttctGATTTTCAGATCTCTTCCTAGAGCCAgaggtagaacccaggagtcctggctc
It encodes:
- the LOC135980664 gene encoding HAUS augmin-like complex subunit 5; its protein translation is MERGGPALELKLWAAQEMGLPPAKVPPDGAFRRMCSGQCAEIWRYVTQHVHHQRNVKKIRGNLLWYQHLEEAEVRGPVETAG